In Microbacterium sp. ABRD28, the genomic stretch ACGGGGACCTCACCGAGGATCTCGCCCTCGCCCTGCGCCTGGCCGACGTCGCCGATGCGGTGTCGATGTCTCGCTTCGACGCCGCCGATCTCGACGTGCGCACGAAAGCCGACGCCAGTCACGTCACCGAAGCCGACCTCGCCACCGAACAGGCCATCCGCGGGGTCCTCGCGGAGGAACGGCCGGACGACGACGTGTTCGGCGAAGAATTCGGCTCCTCGGGCACCGGTGTCCGACGCTGGGTCATCGACCCGATCGACGGCACCGCGAACTACCTCCGGGGCGTGCCGATGTGGTCGACGCTCATCGCGCTGACGGTCGACGGCGTGCCGCGCGTCGGCGTCGTCAGTCAGCCCGCGATCGCCCGGCGCTGGTGGGCGGCCAGCGGTCTCGGCGCCTGGACGAACGCCGCCGACGGCAGTCCGCGGCGCCTCGCCGCGTCATCCGTCGACTCCCTGACCGAAGCGAGCGTGAGCTTCCAGAGCATCGGCCAGTGGCGGGAGGCCGGTCAGCTGGCGGCCCTCGAGAGACTGACCGCGGCAGTGTGGCGCGATCGCGGCTACGGCGATGCCTGGCCGTACATGCTGCTGGCGGAGGGCCGCTTGGAATTCGTCGCCGAGTTCGGCGTGCAGGAGTACGACATCGCCGCGCTCGTGCCCATCGTCCACGAAGCCGGCGGGCGGTTCACTGATTTCACCGGCGCGGAAACGCTGACCGCCGGGTCGTCGCTGGCCACGAACGGCTCGCTTCACCAGACCTTCCTCGACCTGCTGCACTCCCCCACCCCGGAGATCGATCGATGACCTCTGCCCTTCGCCGCCTCTTCGCCGGCGGCGCGCTCACCGTCGCGCTGTTCGCTCTCACTGCGTGTGCGGCGGAGACCGGGGACGCCCAGCCCTCGCCGCCGCCGTCGCCGGTGGCTTCCTCGCCCACGGCTGAACCCTCGACGCCGCCCACCGAAGAACCCGCGCCGGTCACCGACCCGACGTGCGAGACGATCATCCCCGAGACCACGGTCGCCGATTACGACAGCGTGGGCTGGAGCGCCCAGGCCTCGCCGTTCACCATCACCGGTGAGGAGATCCCGGGCGGCATCGAATGCGTCTGGGCGAATTTCGACGGTCCGGCCAGCGACCAGCTCCACATCTACGGCTGGGCTCCGATCGATGAGGCGACGGCCGACGAGGCGCGGGCGCGCCTTCAGGCGGAGGGATGGACGGTCGAAGACGATCCGGAGGGGGTGTACGTCACCGAGCCGGCCGAAACGGCGGTGGCCACCGATGAGAACGGATACGGCATCACCTACTACTTCCAGGCGGGAACGGTGAAGATCGCCGACACCAAGCAGAGCATCCTCCTGATCGAATGGGGATGAAGACGCCCGGGCGGATCTCTG encodes the following:
- a CDS encoding inositol monophosphatase family protein: MTLPPADSVFDTPHDGDLTEDLALALRLADVADAVSMSRFDAADLDVRTKADASHVTEADLATEQAIRGVLAEERPDDDVFGEEFGSSGTGVRRWVIDPIDGTANYLRGVPMWSTLIALTVDGVPRVGVVSQPAIARRWWAASGLGAWTNAADGSPRRLAASSVDSLTEASVSFQSIGQWREAGQLAALERLTAAVWRDRGYGDAWPYMLLAEGRLEFVAEFGVQEYDIAALVPIVHEAGGRFTDFTGAETLTAGSSLATNGSLHQTFLDLLHSPTPEIDR